One segment of Clostridium botulinum DNA contains the following:
- a CDS encoding methyl-accepting chemotaxis protein: protein MKSIKTKILIPIFLISIFFLSFMFIEFTEIKSNLSLVNEMESKYFTTALKADELKLNVVQVQQWLTDISATRASEGFDDGFDEAEKYAKNVQLLIDDLKELNSKNIQEIEAINTDFKPYYESGKTMANAYITSGPNEGNNYMESFDKTAESINDKVDNFKNASYENVQVSIQNIQKSIEKTLMLIAVAVVILIAIIVFSSIYITKNIVNPINKILSKLKSIANNSGDLTQSIDFVSNDEIGELANNFNLMQGSFRNIIKIIVEESNNVEIKVSETSSDIKTLSTLIDDVYATTEQLASGIEETSASTEEINAVVAEINSNLEAIALKAKDESEDSLLIKERANNLKNIAISSKETAEKINIQTQQRVLDAIEKSKEVEKINVLSESILQITSQTNLLALNAAIEAARAGEAGKGFSVVAEEIRKLAEDSKSTASEIKTINDVIINAVENLANTSKEILEFINTNVINDYEMIVKTGEQYSEDAIKINNITTDFSNISNKITISMNDVVKSIDDISASSTELASGTNNITENMHIISNNSDNVVKTVKDVTINTNRLIDTVSNFKI, encoded by the coding sequence ATGAAGAGTATAAAGACAAAAATATTAATACCAATTTTTTTAATTTCAATATTTTTCTTAAGTTTTATGTTTATTGAATTTACTGAAATAAAAAGCAACTTAAGTCTAGTGAATGAAATGGAATCTAAGTATTTTACTACAGCATTAAAGGCAGATGAATTAAAACTTAATGTGGTACAAGTTCAGCAATGGCTTACTGATATAAGTGCTACAAGAGCTTCTGAAGGATTTGATGATGGATTTGATGAAGCTGAAAAATATGCTAAAAATGTTCAGTTACTTATAGATGATCTTAAAGAATTAAACTCTAAAAATATACAAGAAATTGAAGCTATAAACACAGATTTTAAACCATATTATGAATCTGGTAAAACAATGGCCAATGCTTATATTACTAGTGGTCCTAATGAAGGAAATAATTATATGGAAAGTTTTGATAAAACTGCTGAATCCATAAATGATAAAGTTGATAATTTTAAAAATGCTTCATATGAAAATGTACAAGTATCAATTCAAAATATACAAAAATCAATTGAAAAAACATTGATGTTAATTGCAGTTGCAGTTGTAATTTTAATAGCCATAATAGTATTTTCATCTATCTATATAACTAAAAATATTGTTAATCCAATAAATAAAATATTATCTAAATTGAAATCAATAGCTAATAACAGTGGAGATTTAACTCAAAGTATTGATTTTGTTAGTAATGATGAAATTGGTGAATTAGCTAATAATTTTAATTTAATGCAAGGTTCTTTTCGAAATATAATAAAAATAATTGTTGAAGAATCTAATAATGTTGAAATAAAAGTAAGTGAAACCAGTTCAGATATTAAAACTTTATCTACTTTAATAGATGATGTATATGCAACTACAGAGCAACTCGCAAGTGGCATTGAAGAAACTTCAGCCTCTACTGAAGAAATCAATGCTGTTGTTGCTGAAATTAATTCAAATCTTGAAGCAATTGCATTAAAAGCCAAAGATGAATCTGAAGATTCATTATTAATAAAAGAACGAGCAAATAACCTAAAAAATATAGCTATATCGTCTAAAGAAACAGCTGAAAAGATTAATATACAAACTCAGCAAAGGGTCTTAGATGCTATTGAAAAATCTAAAGAAGTGGAAAAAATTAATGTATTATCAGAATCTATTTTGCAAATCACATCTCAAACTAATCTTTTAGCATTAAATGCAGCCATTGAAGCTGCACGCGCTGGAGAAGCAGGAAAAGGCTTTTCAGTGGTTGCTGAAGAAATACGAAAACTTGCTGAAGACTCAAAAAGTACGGCATCAGAAATTAAAACTATTAATGATGTTATTATAAATGCAGTAGAAAACTTAGCTAATACTTCAAAAGAAATATTAGAATTTATAAATACTAATGTTATAAATGATTATGAAATGATTGTTAAAACTGGTGAACAATACAGTGAAGATGCAATAAAAATTAATAATATTACAACTGATTTTAGCAATATATCTAATAAAATAACTATTTCTATGAATGATGTTGTTAAATCAATAGATGATATAAGTGCATCTAGTACAGAACTAGCTAGTGGTACAAATAATATTACTGAAAATATGCATATTATTTCTAACAATTCAGATAATGTGGTTAAAACAGTTAAAGATGTAACTATTAATACTAATAGATTAATTGACACTGTTAGTAATTTTAAAATATAA